In the genome of Streptomyces pactum, one region contains:
- a CDS encoding lytic polysaccharide monooxygenase auxiliary activity family 9 protein, which produces MKSKKKLAVVLGAGIAPLLAVGLSSGTAQGHGYISSPPSRQAQCAAGVVPCGPIKYEPQSVEGRKGLRSCSGGNAAFAELDNDAKGWRVTPVSRTTSFQWRLTARHATSTWQYYIGGTKIAEFNDGGARPGEIVTHQVNFGGFSGKQKVLAIWNIADTANAFYACVDVNIS; this is translated from the coding sequence ATGAAGAGCAAGAAGAAGCTGGCCGTGGTTCTGGGAGCGGGCATCGCCCCGCTGCTGGCGGTCGGCCTGTCCTCCGGGACGGCGCAGGGTCATGGCTACATCTCCTCTCCGCCCAGCCGTCAGGCGCAGTGCGCCGCCGGCGTCGTCCCCTGCGGCCCGATCAAGTACGAGCCGCAGAGCGTCGAGGGGCGCAAGGGCCTGCGCAGCTGCAGCGGGGGCAACGCGGCCTTCGCCGAGCTGGACAACGACGCCAAGGGCTGGAGGGTGACCCCGGTCAGCCGCACCACCAGCTTCCAGTGGCGGCTGACGGCCCGGCACGCCACCAGCACCTGGCAGTACTACATCGGCGGGACGAAGATCGCCGAGTTCAACGACGGCGGTGCGCGGCCCGGTGAGATCGTCACGCACCAGGTGAACTTCGGTGGCTTCTCCGGCAAGCAGAAGGTGCTGGCGATCTGGAACATCGCGGACACCGCCAATGCCTTCTACGCCTGCGTGGACGTCAACATCAGCTGA
- a CDS encoding MarR family winged helix-turn-helix transcriptional regulator — MSPTPESTPSRLRGIPSRLLAGTAAVADRLVGERLAAEGAHKWHFAVLVTLAEAGAASQAELSRRTGIYRSDMVAVLNELAAAGCVRREPDPADRRRNVISLTATGRRRLERLDTLITEAQRELLAPLSPAQQDELTRLLTTLTEHHRPPHPPPARRTVTLPTRAASRPRPDRTPPGRFPPGDRARPSRPAAPG, encoded by the coding sequence ATGAGCCCGACCCCCGAATCCACCCCGTCCCGGCTGCGCGGCATCCCCAGCCGTCTGCTCGCCGGCACCGCGGCCGTCGCCGACCGGCTCGTCGGCGAGCGCCTGGCCGCCGAAGGGGCCCACAAGTGGCACTTCGCCGTACTGGTCACGCTCGCCGAGGCCGGCGCCGCCAGCCAGGCCGAACTCAGCCGCCGCACCGGCATCTACCGCAGCGACATGGTCGCCGTCCTCAACGAACTCGCGGCCGCCGGCTGCGTCCGCCGCGAACCCGACCCGGCCGACCGCCGCCGCAACGTCATTTCCCTCACCGCCACCGGGCGTCGCCGGCTGGAGCGCCTCGACACCCTCATCACCGAGGCCCAGCGCGAACTCCTCGCCCCGCTCAGCCCCGCCCAGCAGGACGAACTCACCCGCCTGCTCACCACACTGACCGAGCACCACCGCCCCCCGCACCCCCCACCCGCACGACGGACGGTGACCCTCCCCACCCGCGCCGCATCGCGCCCCCGCCCCGACCGCACGCCCCCGGGGCGGTTCCCGCCAGGTGACCGGGCACGCCCCTCCCGCCCGGCGGCGCCCGGGTAG
- a CDS encoding epoxide hydrolase family protein → MIKPFRIDIPQADLDDLADRLSRTRWPDEPAGAGWDYGFPLARLRELAEHWRTAYDWRRHEAELNELPHFTTDIDGQTIHFVHVRSARPDAPALLLTHGWPGSFLEFLDVIEPLSRDFHLVIPSIPGFTFSGPTRERGWDVVRVARAWAELMRRLGYRRYGAQGGDFGSGISLALGAVAPEQVIGVHVNYLPTRPDPDAGVELSATDEARLDKVRQLMANRPPYQALQATTPQTIGYALTDSPVAQLVWIAERFAHWTDPRSPVPDERILTNVSLYWLTATAASSARLSRESPRRTEPCPVPLGVAVFAHDITQPVRPLAERLYDIRHWSEFERGGHFAAMEVPGLLAGDIRDFFLARVADDRPAAPGD, encoded by the coding sequence GTGATCAAGCCGTTCCGCATCGACATCCCGCAGGCCGACCTCGACGACCTGGCCGACCGCCTCTCCCGCACCCGCTGGCCCGACGAGCCGGCCGGTGCCGGATGGGACTACGGCTTCCCGCTGGCCCGGCTGAGGGAGCTCGCCGAGCACTGGCGCACCGCCTACGACTGGCGGAGGCACGAGGCCGAGCTCAACGAGCTTCCGCACTTCACCACCGACATCGACGGCCAGACCATCCACTTCGTCCACGTCCGCTCGGCGAGGCCGGACGCGCCCGCGTTGCTCCTCACCCACGGCTGGCCCGGTTCGTTCCTGGAGTTCCTCGACGTGATCGAGCCGCTGTCACGCGACTTCCACCTGGTCATCCCGTCCATCCCGGGCTTCACCTTCTCCGGGCCGACCCGGGAGCGCGGCTGGGACGTCGTCCGGGTCGCGCGGGCCTGGGCCGAACTCATGCGCCGGCTCGGGTACCGGCGCTACGGCGCGCAGGGCGGCGACTTCGGCTCGGGCATCTCCCTGGCGCTCGGCGCGGTGGCACCCGAGCAGGTCATCGGGGTGCACGTCAACTACCTGCCGACCCGTCCGGACCCGGACGCCGGTGTCGAACTGTCCGCGACCGACGAGGCCCGGCTGGACAAGGTCCGGCAGCTGATGGCGAACCGGCCCCCGTACCAGGCGCTGCAGGCCACCACCCCGCAGACCATCGGCTACGCGCTGACCGACTCCCCGGTGGCGCAGCTGGTCTGGATCGCCGAGCGCTTCGCCCACTGGACCGACCCCCGCTCGCCGGTCCCCGACGAGCGGATCCTCACCAACGTCTCGCTGTACTGGCTGACCGCCACCGCGGCTTCCTCGGCACGCCTGAGCCGGGAGAGCCCGCGGCGCACGGAGCCGTGCCCGGTCCCGCTCGGCGTGGCGGTGTTCGCCCACGACATCACACAGCCGGTGCGACCGCTGGCCGAGCGGCTGTACGACATCAGGCACTGGTCGGAGTTCGAGCGCGGCGGCCACTTCGCCGCCATGGAGGTCCCAGGCCTGCTCGCCGGTGACATCCGGGACTTCTTCCTCGCCCGCGTCGCCGACGACCGGCCGGCCGCCCCCGGTGACTGA
- a CDS encoding aminoglycoside phosphotransferase family protein, translated as MPTTSPIDIPDAFAASYGAGDAGACAWLARLLRLGAEFLDRWELSPDGPAAHGMASLVLPVRRADGTPAVLKLQQPREETSGVVAGLRTWRGAGAVRLLDHDEASGTQVLERLDASRPLSSLADDRRTLPVLAGLLARLTSAPAPEGLRPLSGIAAAMLDRAPYTAGALCDPQERRLVRICASAVAELIDEPGDRLLHWDLHEDNVLAGEREPWLAIDPEPLAGDPGFDLLPALDNRWEQVVAGGDVARTVLFRFDLLTEALGLDRRRAIGWTLGRVLQNALWDVEDGKATLEPAQVAIARTLLRRAAPGLPQE; from the coding sequence ATGCCCACGACCTCCCCCATCGACATCCCCGACGCGTTCGCCGCGTCCTACGGCGCCGGCGACGCCGGGGCGTGCGCCTGGCTGGCCCGCCTGCTCCGGCTCGGCGCCGAGTTCCTGGACCGCTGGGAGCTGAGCCCGGACGGCCCCGCCGCCCACGGCATGGCCTCGCTCGTCCTCCCGGTCCGCCGGGCCGACGGCACACCGGCCGTCCTCAAGCTCCAGCAGCCGCGCGAGGAGACCTCCGGCGTGGTCGCCGGGCTGCGGACCTGGCGGGGCGCGGGGGCGGTGCGGCTGCTCGACCACGACGAGGCGTCGGGCACCCAGGTGCTGGAGCGGCTGGACGCCTCCCGCCCGCTGTCCTCGCTGGCCGACGACCGCCGCACCCTGCCGGTGCTGGCCGGGCTGCTCGCCCGGCTGACCTCGGCGCCCGCCCCCGAGGGCCTGCGCCCGCTGTCCGGCATCGCCGCCGCCATGCTCGACCGGGCCCCGTACACCGCCGGGGCGCTGTGCGACCCCCAGGAGCGCCGGTTGGTACGGATCTGCGCCTCCGCCGTGGCCGAGCTGATCGACGAGCCGGGCGACCGCCTCCTCCACTGGGACCTGCACGAGGACAACGTGCTCGCCGGGGAGCGGGAGCCGTGGCTCGCCATCGACCCCGAGCCGCTGGCCGGGGACCCGGGTTTCGACCTGCTGCCGGCGCTGGACAACCGGTGGGAGCAGGTGGTGGCCGGCGGCGATGTCGCCCGCACCGTACTGTTCCGCTTCGACCTGCTCACCGAGGCCCTCGGCCTGGACCGGCGACGGGCGATCGGCTGGACCCTCGGGCGGGTGCTGCAGAACGCCTTGTGGGACGTCGAGGACGGCAAGGCGACGCTGGAACCGGCCCAGGTGGCCATCGCACGAACCCTGCTGCGCCGGGCCGCGCCCGGACTGCCCCAGGAGTGA